One Nomascus leucogenys isolate Asia chromosome 22a, Asia_NLE_v1, whole genome shotgun sequence DNA segment encodes these proteins:
- the ASDURF gene encoding ASNSD1 upstream open reading frame protein isoform X1, with translation MPSRGTRPEDSSVLIPTDNSTPHKEDLSSKIKEQKIVVDELSNLKKNRKVYRQQQNSNIFFLADRTEMLSESKNILDELKKEYQEIENLEKTKIKK, from the exons ATGCCCAGCCGAGGGACGCGACCAGAGGACAGCTCTGTGCTGATCCCCACCGACAATTCGACCCCACACAAGGAGGATCTTAGCAGCAAG attaaagaacaaaaaattgtGGTGGATGAACTTTCTAACCTTAAGAAGAATAGG AAAGTATATAGGCAACAACAGAACAGCAATATATTCTTTCTTGCAGACCGAACAGAAATGTTGTCTGAGAGcaaaa ATATATTGGATGAACTGAAAAAAGAAtaccaagaaatagaaaacttagaGAAGACCAAAATCAAGAAATAG
- the ASDURF gene encoding ASNSD1 upstream open reading frame protein isoform X2 produces MPSRGTRPEDSSVLIPTDNSTPHKEDLSSKIKEQKIVVDELSNLKKNRTEQKCCLRAKIYWMN; encoded by the exons ATGCCCAGCCGAGGGACGCGACCAGAGGACAGCTCTGTGCTGATCCCCACCGACAATTCGACCCCACACAAGGAGGATCTTAGCAGCAAG attaaagaacaaaaaattgtGGTGGATGAACTTTCTAACCTTAAGAAGAATAGG ACCGAACAGAAATGTTGTCTGAGAGcaaaa ATATATTGGATGAACTGA